Proteins from a genomic interval of Pseudoalteromonas sp. MEBiC 03607:
- a CDS encoding efflux RND transporter periplasmic adaptor subunit — protein MSTRLLKWILPIVALAVGIIGFMGINAIAQEPKDKEVVDVRPLVQVEPVASDDHQVVINSYGEVKPLESTLLASQVAGEVTSWHPNFVPGGIVARGEVLFTIEKDNYEAAVLQAEASLASAQAALIEEQAQAKVALDEARRYPERERTDLFLRKPQVLSAQAAVKSAQAALKRAERDLARCEVRAPYDALVISREIGVGQYINVGSQVAELNNIESAEIIVPIAGFDSVFLPKRLKGVKATIINKGLNSFTREAEIDRDLGVVDNATRMSNLVVRVEDPYGLKHDVQPIKFGAYVQVNFAGAMLQNIYRLPQSLVNNQTVWIVNDENKLEPRKVTVVREEGEYFYISDGLEVNDQLVLTLPEYPQAGMEVKIAGMKEMTSDAETAAVEKL, from the coding sequence ATGAGCACGAGATTACTAAAATGGATATTGCCAATCGTTGCTTTAGCGGTCGGTATTATTGGCTTTATGGGAATCAATGCTATTGCCCAAGAACCAAAAGACAAGGAAGTGGTAGATGTTCGACCTCTTGTCCAAGTTGAACCTGTTGCCAGCGATGATCATCAAGTGGTTATTAATAGCTACGGTGAAGTGAAGCCACTTGAAAGTACATTATTGGCATCGCAAGTCGCAGGCGAAGTGACCAGTTGGCATCCAAACTTTGTACCCGGTGGAATTGTCGCTCGTGGTGAAGTGTTATTCACTATCGAGAAAGACAACTACGAAGCCGCTGTACTTCAAGCTGAAGCATCATTAGCAAGTGCTCAAGCAGCTCTGATTGAAGAGCAAGCACAAGCTAAAGTTGCATTGGATGAGGCAAGACGCTATCCAGAGCGCGAGCGCACGGACTTATTCTTACGTAAACCTCAAGTTTTAAGCGCGCAAGCAGCTGTTAAATCAGCGCAAGCAGCACTTAAACGTGCTGAGCGTGACCTTGCGCGTTGTGAAGTGAGAGCACCTTACGATGCGTTAGTGATCAGCCGTGAAATTGGTGTCGGTCAATACATAAATGTAGGTAGCCAGGTTGCTGAGCTAAATAACATTGAAAGTGCAGAAATCATCGTACCAATTGCTGGCTTTGACAGCGTGTTTTTACCTAAGCGCTTAAAAGGCGTTAAAGCGACCATTATCAATAAAGGCTTAAACAGCTTTACTCGTGAAGCAGAGATTGACCGCGATCTAGGCGTTGTAGATAACGCGACACGTATGAGCAACTTAGTGGTTCGTGTTGAAGACCCATACGGTTTAAAGCATGACGTACAACCAATTAAATTTGGTGCTTATGTACAAGTTAACTTTGCGGGTGCCATGTTACAAAATATCTATCGTTTACCGCAGTCTTTGGTAAATAACCAAACAGTGTGGATTGTAAATGATGAGAATAAACTTGAACCACGAAAAGTAACTGTAGTGCGTGAAGAAGGTGAGTACTTCTACATTAGTGATGGCCTTGAAGTGAATGACCAGCTTGTTCTTACTTTACCTGAGTACCCTCAAGCGGGTATGGAAGTAAAGATTGCTGGTATGAAAGAAATGACAAGCGATGCAGAAACTGCAGCGGTTGAAAAGCTTTAA
- a CDS encoding zinc-dependent metalloprotease yields MKITNIALALSLALAMNGHAIAAKKEEKKPETLAEMIKDKSEYAGIFTLYQDDKTGNNLMVIDQSQLDTPFVYFAHTVEGVTDAGHFRGAYRETKLIEFRKYFDRIDIVSKTPRYKFDENSALARAADANISEAVLASIKIEKEENGKIAFNVDKLFLSEALHKVSPWVNPKDKDASKRFKLGKLDDKKSRITTQRPYPNNLDVVVDYVFTNAEPKVRGSSAVSDPRNVSIKVQHSFVALPSNNYQPRLDDARIGYFTNQFDNMTSADWAPYEDVIKRWDLQKKDPSAALSEPVKPITWWIENTTPVEWRDTIRDAVLAWNSSFEKAGFKNAIEVKIQPDDADWDAGDINYNVLRWTASPRPPFGGYGPALANPLTGEILGSDIMLEYVFMKNRWMYDTLYTQGAATLQSSPSTSELHCSLGHSIQENMILAKGLGTGASIEDKEILRQGLTQLVLHEVGHTLGLNHNMKSSILWDEKEVHDKSKTQGIVTGSVMDYAPANIAPIGMQQGDIFQTKPGPYDDWAIEYGYSPALADKDAEQQRLEKILARSSEHALAFGNDADDMRAPGRHIDPRVMIGDMSSNPAAYADDRMELINKLFTELKDKATVDGESYQQLVTSANILFRSYRTQAGVVSRQIGGVYVERNVVGDDKNGAPFTPVPLERQQHAMQILADKVFSPNVLASMQPLYNYLLQQRRGFNHYGKNEDPKPHGMILGMQKLVLAQLLHPAVMLRISDSAMYGNEYSLNQFMNDLTASIFVDSKKANTLSHNLQVEYVNQLIAIAGLGKASKHDNLAKAAALYQLNQIADMSVPWGADTAAKAHKQYIDRLISKALEA; encoded by the coding sequence ATGAAAATAACAAATATTGCTTTGGCATTAAGCCTAGCGCTTGCCATGAATGGCCATGCTATTGCAGCTAAAAAAGAAGAAAAAAAGCCAGAAACACTTGCCGAAATGATCAAAGATAAAAGTGAATATGCTGGTATCTTTACTCTCTACCAAGATGACAAGACCGGTAATAACCTAATGGTTATAGACCAATCTCAGCTTGATACACCCTTTGTATACTTTGCCCACACAGTTGAAGGTGTTACAGATGCGGGTCATTTCAGAGGGGCATACCGTGAAACAAAATTAATTGAATTTCGTAAATATTTTGACCGTATTGATATTGTAAGTAAAACTCCTCGCTACAAATTTGACGAAAACTCAGCGCTTGCTCGCGCTGCCGATGCCAACATAAGCGAAGCTGTACTTGCTAGTATTAAAATTGAAAAAGAAGAAAACGGCAAAATAGCATTTAACGTTGATAAGCTTTTTTTAAGTGAAGCACTGCATAAGGTATCACCTTGGGTAAATCCAAAAGATAAAGATGCTAGCAAACGCTTTAAACTTGGAAAATTAGACGACAAAAAATCACGCATCACCACGCAACGCCCTTACCCAAATAATCTCGATGTTGTTGTTGATTACGTGTTTACTAATGCCGAGCCAAAAGTACGTGGCTCAAGTGCAGTAAGCGATCCACGTAATGTATCAATTAAAGTACAACACTCATTTGTCGCACTGCCAAGCAACAACTATCAACCACGTTTAGATGATGCACGAATTGGTTATTTCACCAATCAATTCGATAATATGACATCTGCAGACTGGGCACCGTATGAAGATGTAATCAAGCGCTGGGACCTACAGAAGAAAGACCCATCAGCCGCACTTTCTGAACCAGTTAAACCAATTACTTGGTGGATTGAAAATACTACGCCAGTTGAGTGGCGAGATACTATTCGTGATGCAGTATTAGCTTGGAACAGCTCATTTGAAAAAGCAGGCTTTAAAAATGCTATCGAAGTAAAAATACAACCTGATGACGCTGATTGGGATGCTGGCGATATTAACTACAATGTATTGCGCTGGACTGCATCACCACGCCCTCCATTTGGCGGTTATGGCCCTGCTCTTGCGAACCCATTAACCGGTGAGATCTTAGGCTCTGACATCATGTTAGAGTATGTTTTCATGAAAAACCGCTGGATGTACGACACCTTATACACGCAAGGTGCAGCAACACTTCAAAGCAGCCCAAGCACCTCAGAACTGCATTGTTCACTGGGTCACAGTATTCAAGAAAACATGATACTTGCTAAAGGCTTAGGCACAGGTGCAAGCATTGAAGACAAAGAAATTTTACGCCAAGGCTTAACTCAACTGGTGTTACACGAAGTAGGTCATACCCTTGGCCTTAACCACAATATGAAATCGTCAATTTTGTGGGATGAAAAAGAAGTTCACGATAAAAGTAAAACCCAAGGTATCGTAACTGGCTCGGTGATGGATTATGCACCAGCAAACATTGCCCCTATTGGCATGCAGCAAGGTGATATATTCCAAACAAAACCTGGCCCTTATGACGACTGGGCGATTGAATACGGCTATAGCCCAGCTTTAGCTGATAAAGATGCCGAACAACAGCGCCTTGAAAAAATTCTCGCTCGTTCATCTGAGCACGCTTTAGCTTTTGGTAATGATGCTGATGACATGCGTGCTCCTGGGCGTCATATCGACCCTCGTGTGATGATTGGCGATATGTCATCTAACCCTGCCGCTTATGCTGATGATCGTATGGAGCTTATCAATAAGCTGTTTACTGAGCTTAAAGACAAAGCCACTGTTGATGGTGAGTCATACCAACAACTTGTTACCTCAGCCAACATTTTATTTAGAAGCTACCGCACACAAGCTGGCGTAGTATCTCGTCAAATTGGTGGTGTTTATGTAGAGCGAAATGTGGTGGGCGATGACAAAAATGGCGCACCATTTACGCCAGTGCCACTTGAGCGTCAGCAACATGCAATGCAAATTTTAGCTGACAAAGTGTTCTCACCAAATGTGCTTGCTAGCATGCAGCCGCTTTATAACTACCTGCTACAACAACGTCGTGGTTTTAACCATTATGGTAAAAACGAAGACCCTAAACCACATGGCATGATTTTAGGCATGCAAAAGCTGGTACTTGCTCAGTTATTACACCCGGCTGTCATGCTGCGTATTTCAGATAGCGCTATGTATGGCAACGAGTATTCACTTAACCAATTTATGAATGACTTAACAGCAAGCATTTTTGTAGACAGCAAAAAAGCAAATACCTTAAGTCACAATCTACAAGTTGAATATGTGAATCAGCTAATCGCGATTGCTGGTTTAGGTAAAGCGAGTAAGCACGACAATCTAGCCAAAGCGGCTGCGCTTTATCAGTTAAATCAAATTGCTGATATGAGCGTGCCATGGGGTGCAGACACCGCAGCTAAAGCACATAAGCAATATATCGATCGCTTAATTAGTAAAGCCCTCGAAGCATAA
- a CDS encoding PQ-loop domain-containing transporter codes for MAHFLPVISCFILAFSFYPLLNKIRKNRSVSGVSLLMMSFGVAQSVYFITYNLFFQRFYMALPFIVTGTLSALILYYFARYNAARAQRLQLVGLLLLSMIPFSLLLSPSLETATVLNWLTYVGLVMSSIRVMPQTYKTIKSGDISNLSARYFSLQFVAGSCGLAAELAMATPSVSHILTFVMILLTNAAQLGCIQYYKSRPAMA; via the coding sequence TTGGCGCATTTTTTGCCGGTTATTTCATGCTTTATTTTGGCGTTTAGCTTTTATCCGCTTTTAAATAAAATCCGTAAAAATCGCAGTGTGTCGGGCGTTTCGTTATTAATGATGAGCTTTGGTGTTGCGCAAAGCGTGTATTTCATTACTTATAATCTGTTCTTTCAGCGCTTTTATATGGCACTACCATTTATTGTTACTGGTACGCTAAGCGCACTGATCCTTTACTACTTTGCTCGCTATAACGCAGCTCGTGCGCAGCGGTTACAATTGGTTGGATTGCTATTGCTGTCGATGATCCCTTTTTCTTTATTACTTAGCCCATCTCTTGAAACTGCAACAGTACTCAATTGGCTAACCTATGTGGGGTTAGTCATGAGCTCTATTCGTGTTATGCCGCAGACTTATAAAACCATCAAAAGTGGTGATATTAGTAATTTAAGCGCCCGCTACTTTAGCCTGCAATTTGTTGCTGGAAGCTGCGGCCTCGCTGCCGAGCTCGCTATGGCGACACCGAGCGTGTCTCACATACTGACCTTTGTAATGATATTACTGACTAATGCCGCACAACTAGGATGTATTCAGTATTATAAATCACGCCCGGCAATGGCTTAA
- a CDS encoding efflux RND transporter permease subunit, whose product MTDTNTEKQSGLIAYFANNSVAANLMMVFIIIMGIISYFTIQRQMFPNVEINYIEVQANYPGASPQEIEESILIKIEESLKDVTEIKRGVYRSFRNSGRASLEINTDAELTDVLDKVKLRVDSIATFPAGMEPVTISQVEFRQDVIGMTLVGDIPLTELKPVANQIEDELLQLSNVSLVQNDVPLDEIAIEIDPDSLRQYNLTLSDVAGAVRRYSANISAGQLRTDAGIISVRVENQYYSGEEFRQIPVKVGANGAKVLLQDIAVIKDQFIEGERYFKFNGENAVYLSVKATKEQNMIPVADSVKAYIDKKNKELPAGLRLEPLMDMTYYLNARLDMMKTNLIQGAILVAIMLSIFLRFKLALWVMIGLPVCFLGAMMMMPLFGISINIVSLFAFIMVLGIVVDDAIVIGESAYTEIEKKGGGVVNVVNGAKRVATPATFGVLTTIAVFAPFTLSSGPESAFFFGIAVVVILCLIFSLIESKLILPAHIAHTKFPPINPNSWRARFNKRFFKFVNGPYKAFIVRCVEWRWLVLFSFVGLLIMTFGLISSNQVRVVPTPKVPHDFPQIRLEMNENASDIQTINAIREIEAMVVNVDKETEREFGQKLIRDILVFNQGRTEAQLLAPLVDEDLRPYNAFELSRRWREQMPSIAGVKSLQIYDDVNGGGMDGEFGYLLYGPDIDTLNEAGRRFIQLLQQQKGLFDISSTIDPASKEVQLSLKPVAYDLGLDLANIANQVGASFYGGEAQRVIRRGEEVRVMVRYPKLTREAFASLKHAVITTPEGKEVLLGDVVELTEKPGISYIRREGGYRTVYIYGSIDEEAIEPGEVVKQVKETLLPQLKEEYPSVKTELGGSIEEQQAQANEQIMFFIGGMILVYILLAVPLKSYSQPLIVMSVIPFSLTGAIWGHLWFGLDISLMSGFGLIAAAGVVINDSLVMTDFVNQARREGLSTREAVIEAGCARFRAITLTSITTFAGVLPIMFETSLQAKFVIPMAVALGFAVMFATLITLVLVPCLYIVMSDVGNGVLNIFRAGYRVVTRTKPAHN is encoded by the coding sequence ATGACTGATACAAACACAGAAAAGCAGTCAGGCCTGATAGCCTATTTTGCTAATAACTCGGTCGCTGCTAACTTAATGATGGTGTTTATCATCATCATGGGGATCATTAGTTATTTCACCATTCAGCGCCAGATGTTCCCGAATGTTGAAATTAACTATATTGAGGTGCAGGCGAATTATCCGGGTGCATCACCACAAGAAATAGAAGAAAGTATTCTGATCAAAATTGAAGAGTCACTAAAAGATGTTACCGAAATTAAGCGCGGTGTTTACCGCTCGTTTCGAAATAGTGGCCGTGCCAGTCTTGAGATAAACACAGATGCTGAGCTCACTGATGTGCTCGACAAAGTGAAGTTACGCGTCGACAGTATTGCCACGTTCCCTGCGGGAATGGAGCCTGTCACCATTAGTCAGGTTGAATTTCGTCAAGACGTGATTGGTATGACGCTCGTTGGTGATATTCCGCTGACAGAGTTAAAGCCTGTAGCAAATCAAATTGAAGATGAGTTGCTGCAATTATCAAACGTATCGCTGGTGCAAAACGATGTGCCGTTAGATGAAATAGCGATTGAAATTGACCCAGACTCACTGCGCCAATACAACTTAACGTTAAGTGATGTAGCTGGTGCTGTTCGTCGTTATTCAGCCAACATCTCTGCCGGCCAATTACGCACTGATGCAGGTATTATCTCTGTTCGTGTTGAAAACCAATATTACAGTGGTGAAGAGTTCCGCCAAATTCCAGTCAAGGTGGGGGCTAATGGTGCGAAGGTATTGTTGCAAGATATCGCTGTAATTAAAGATCAATTTATTGAAGGTGAACGCTACTTTAAATTTAACGGCGAAAATGCGGTTTATTTGTCTGTAAAAGCAACCAAAGAACAAAACATGATCCCGGTTGCAGATTCAGTGAAAGCGTATATTGATAAGAAAAACAAAGAGCTGCCTGCGGGCTTGCGTCTTGAACCTCTTATGGATATGACCTATTACCTTAACGCACGTTTAGACATGATGAAAACCAACCTAATTCAAGGGGCTATCTTGGTTGCCATTATGTTGTCTATCTTCTTACGCTTTAAGTTAGCGCTTTGGGTAATGATTGGTTTACCTGTGTGTTTCTTGGGCGCAATGATGATGATGCCATTATTTGGTATCAGTATTAATATCGTGTCGTTATTTGCATTCATTATGGTGCTGGGGATCGTGGTCGACGATGCCATAGTCATAGGGGAAAGCGCCTACACCGAAATTGAGAAAAAAGGCGGTGGTGTTGTCAATGTAGTGAATGGTGCAAAACGTGTTGCTACCCCAGCTACATTTGGTGTACTGACTACGATTGCTGTGTTTGCACCGTTTACATTATCAAGCGGGCCAGAAAGTGCATTTTTCTTTGGTATCGCGGTGGTGGTTATTCTGTGTCTAATATTCAGCTTGATTGAGTCGAAGCTTATATTACCTGCTCATATCGCCCACACTAAATTTCCGCCTATTAATCCAAACAGCTGGCGTGCTCGTTTTAATAAGCGCTTTTTTAAGTTTGTAAATGGTCCTTATAAAGCATTTATCGTACGTTGTGTTGAATGGCGCTGGCTTGTTTTATTTTCTTTTGTGGGCTTATTAATTATGACGTTTGGTTTGATTTCATCAAATCAAGTGCGTGTTGTTCCAACCCCAAAAGTACCGCATGATTTCCCGCAAATTCGTTTAGAAATGAATGAAAATGCGTCGGATATTCAAACCATTAACGCAATTCGAGAAATTGAAGCGATGGTGGTTAATGTTGATAAAGAAACCGAGCGTGAATTTGGTCAAAAACTTATTCGTGACATTTTAGTCTTTAACCAAGGGCGTACTGAAGCGCAGCTTTTAGCGCCACTTGTTGATGAAGATCTTCGTCCATACAACGCATTTGAATTATCTCGTCGCTGGCGTGAGCAAATGCCAAGTATTGCCGGTGTCAAATCATTACAAATTTACGATGATGTGAATGGTGGCGGCATGGATGGTGAGTTTGGCTACTTACTGTATGGGCCTGACATCGATACATTGAACGAGGCAGGTCGTCGCTTTATTCAATTACTGCAACAGCAAAAAGGCTTATTTGATATTAGCTCGACCATCGACCCGGCGAGCAAAGAAGTGCAATTAAGCTTAAAACCTGTGGCATATGATTTAGGGTTAGATCTTGCCAATATCGCAAACCAAGTTGGCGCAAGCTTCTACGGTGGTGAAGCGCAACGTGTTATTCGCCGTGGCGAAGAAGTGCGCGTAATGGTGCGTTACCCTAAACTGACACGTGAAGCATTTGCATCTCTTAAACATGCAGTAATTACAACACCTGAAGGTAAAGAAGTACTATTAGGTGATGTTGTAGAGCTGACTGAAAAGCCAGGTATTAGCTATATTCGCCGCGAAGGAGGTTATCGAACTGTGTATATTTATGGCAGTATCGATGAAGAAGCGATTGAGCCAGGCGAAGTCGTTAAGCAAGTTAAAGAGACTCTGTTACCGCAACTCAAAGAAGAGTATCCATCAGTTAAAACTGAGCTAGGTGGCTCAATTGAAGAGCAGCAAGCACAAGCTAATGAGCAAATTATGTTCTTCATTGGTGGTATGATTTTAGTGTATATCTTGCTTGCAGTACCGCTTAAGAGCTATTCGCAACCACTCATTGTAATGTCGGTTATTCCATTTAGCTTAACCGGTGCAATTTGGGGTCACTTATGGTTTGGTCTAGACATTAGTTTAATGTCGGGCTTTGGCTTAATCGCTGCTGCAGGGGTGGTGATCAACGACTCACTGGTCATGACTGACTTTGTAAACCAAGCGCGTCGCGAAGGGCTTTCTACACGTGAAGCAGTTATAGAAGCAGGGTGTGCACGTTTTAGAGCAATCACACTGACTTCAATTACGACCTTTGCCGGTGTATTACCAATTATGTTTGAAACCAGCTTACAAGCTAAGTTCGTAATTCCAATGGCAGTAGCACTTGGTTTTGCGGTAATGTTCGCAACCTTAATTACATTAGTACTTGTTCCATGTTTGTACATTGTGATGAGTGATGTGGGCAATGGTGTTCTTAATATCTTCCGTGCAGGTTATAGAGTGGTTACCAGAACTAAGCCAGCTCATAATTAG